From Erigeron canadensis isolate Cc75 chromosome 8, C_canadensis_v1, whole genome shotgun sequence, one genomic window encodes:
- the LOC122609762 gene encoding uncharacterized protein LOC122609762: MYDGKGDPDNHLKHFNGMIKMQRWNVPVACHMFALTMKDVARAWVDGLPVGSVVNFEDLKRKFRSHFSQQRKYQKIHLEAYNIKRREGESIRNFITRYTDETTLIKGLAESQKISGFVHGLRFKPLVEFLSTDLPQTYTAITDKTHSFLLAKDTTGNLGRAEPVEGSPYFNLQPYGRGGGRGRRGRGAAERSPPKPQQRGKDMSKLCDYHNVRGHYTNDCKVFKTKVKEAAKIGRLAQFLKGLKEQGLKDNQGRQDNTEAQAARPEVMEAPITMIIGEVRREEQIPNKSEPWKSVEVSFPPIEEKDASDDPIVIQAIIGKHQVKRVHVDTGSGCEIMYDHCFQRLSPTLQKLRKGSASSLIGFSGERAWSQGEVTL, encoded by the exons ATGTATGATGGCAAGGGTGATCCCGACAATCACCTGAAGCACTTCAATGGCATGATCAAGATGCAACGTTGGAATGTTCCGGTTGCTTGCCATATGTTTGCTCTTACTATGAAGGACGTAGCTCGCGCTTGGGTAGACGGACTACCGGTCGGGAGTGTAGTAaactttgaagatcttaagaGAAAGTTCAGATCACACTTCAGCCAGCAGAGGAAATACCAGAAGATCCATTTAGAAGCATACAACATAAAAAGAAGAGAAGGTGAAAGCATACGTAATTTCATTACGCGATACACGGATGAAACAACACTCATCAAAGGTCTGGCTGAAAGTCAAAAGATATCCGGTTTCGTGCATGGACTGAGATTCAAGCCATTGGTCGAATTTTTATCTACCGACCTCCCACAGACATATACAGCTATAACTGACAAGACACACAGTTTCTTGCTTGCAAAGGACACGACTGGTAACTTGGGAAGGGCGGAACCAGTAGAAGGAAGTCCGTATTTCAATCTGCAGCCTTATGGAAGGGGCGGGGGACGAGGCCGGAGGGGTCGTGGAG CTGCAGAAAGATCACCACCAAAGCCACAACAGCGGGGGAAAGACATGAGCAAATTATGTGACTATCATAATGTCCGCGGGCATTACACAAATGATTGTAAAGTATTCAAAACCAAGGTAAAGGAAGCAGCCAAAATCGGAAGGCTGGCCCAGTTCTTAAAAGGCTTGAAAGAACAAGGGCTAAAAGATAATCAAGGAAGGCAAGATAACACCGAAGCTCAAGCAGCAAGACCGGAGGTAATGGAAGCTCCCATAACTATGATAATTGGTGAAGTTCGACGAGAAGAGCAGATACCAAATAAAAGTGAGCCATGGAAGTCGGTGGAAGTAAGCTTCCCACCCATTGAAGAGAAAGATGCATCGGATGACCCAATTGTGATCCAAGCGATCATAGGGAAACATCAAGTGAAAAGAGTGCATGTGGACACCGGAAGTGGGTGTGAAATTATGTACGACCATTGCTTCCAAAGATTATCGCCAACCCTCCAAAAGTTAAGGAAAGGTTCAGCAAGCTCCCTAATTGGATTCTCGGGGGAAAGAGCATGGTCACAAGGTGAGGTCACTTTATAA
- the LOC122578961 gene encoding proline dehydrogenase 2, mitochondrial-like: MSTNGKIIRSIITRVNSSPFLTTPKFRSAQRTTIITTATTTLPSRDTSPTTPTNVHSVINTTRDDETIFDFNDTKGLFSSVKTGKLLRSAANLNLAAVGPVVDMGMWVMKSKLMEVGLVKDVIMNVIKHTSYEHFVAGSDLNETGRTVKKLWESGLRGMLDYGLEHAVDNQSCDQNAQQFIQTVESTQFLPPSSVSFVVVKITAITPVSLLKRVSDLLRWEYKNPTSTNLPWKLKALPIFSESSPFYHTLEKPTPLTAQEEHDLELAHQRLINICNKSVECNVPVVIDAEDTSIQPGIDYFTYSAAVMYNKGEKAMIFGTIQAYLKDAGERMFETKKAADKMGLPVGFKLVRGAYMSSESQLANSLGVESPIHNSINETHNCYNGCASFMLDEVSNGPGGLILATHNLESAKLAALKARELGIGKDSEKLEFASLYGMSEAMTFGLRNAGFGVSKYLPFGPVDQIMPYLLRRAEENRGLLSSSSLDRQLMMKELKRRMKAYVGQGLAETESQFTSKAGSIVKLN, from the exons ATGTCCACCAATGGCAAGATAATCCGATCAATAATCACACGTGTCAATTCATCACCATTTCTCACCACGCCGAAATTCCGTTCCGCCCAAAGAACAACCATCATAACCACCGCCACAACCACGCTGCCATCACGTGACACATCACCCACCACACCCACAAATGTTCACAGCGTGATCAACACCACACGTGACGACGAAACAATCTTTGATTTCAATGACACAAAAGGGCTGTTCTCATCGGTAAAAACAGGGAAACTTTTACGGTCGGCGGCTAACCTTAATTTAGCGGCTGTGGGCCCGGTTGTTGATATGGGCATGTGGGTCATGAAGTCAAAACTTATGGAAGTTGGTTTGGTTAAAGATGTGATAATGAATGTGATTAAACATACTTCTTATGAACATTTTGTTGCGGGTTCGGATTTAAATGAAACGGGTCGGACTGTAAAGAAGTTATGGGAATCCGGGTTGAGAGGGATGTTGGATTATGGGCTGGAACATGCTGTTGATAATCAATCTTGTGATCAGAATGCACAACAGTTTATTCAAACTGTTGAATCTACACAATTCTTGCCACCTTCTTCT GTCAGCTTTGTGGTTGTAAAGATCACAGCAATAACTCCAGTTTCTCTACTAAAAAGAGTGAGTGATCTTCTTAGATGGGAATACAAGAATCCAACATCCACAAATCTTCCATGGAAGCTTAAAGCCCTTCCGATTTTTTCAGAATCCAGCCCATTTTACCACACTTTAGAAAAGCCCACACCTCTAACTGCCCAAGAAGAACATGATCTTGAATTAGCCCATCAAAGACTAATCAACATTTGTAACAAAAGTGTAGAGTGCAATGTACCTGTAGTCATTGATGCAGAAGATACTTCAATCCAACCGGGTATCGATTACTTTACGTATTCGGCTGCTGTTATGTACAACAAAGGCGAAAAGGCCATGATTTTCGGCACAATTCAAGCATATTTGAAGGATGCTGGTGAAAGGATGTTTGAAACCAAGAAAGCTGCTGATAAAATGGGATTGCCAGTTGGTTTTAAGCTTGTTAGAGGTGCTTATATGTCGAGTGAAAGCCAGTTGGCGAATTCGTTAGGGGTCGAATCGCCGATTCATAATAGTATTAATGAGACACACAATTGTTACAATGGGTGTGCTTCATTTATGCTTGATGAGGTCTCTAATGGTCCTGGTGGTCTCATTCTTGCAACCCATAACCTTGAATCAG CAAAACTAGCTGCACTAAAGGCACGAGAATTGGGCATTGGTAAAGACAGCGAAAAGCTCGAGTTTGCTTCACTATATGGAATGTCAGAGGCAATGACATTCGGGTTAAGAAATGCAGGATTTGGTGTTAGCAAGTATTTGCCTTTCGGGCCAGTTGACCAGATCATGCCTTATCTTTTAAGACGAGCCGAGGAGAATAGAGGGCTGCTGTCTTCGTCGAGTCTCGATAGACAACTCATGATGAAGGAGTTGAAGAGAAGAATGAAAGCTTATGTTGGACAAGGTTTGGCAGAGACTGAAAGCCAATTTACATCAAAAGCTGGTTCTATTGTGAAGTTAAATTAG